The Streptomyces bacillaris sequence ACCAACCTGCTGCCGCTCGACGACTTCCTCGACCTGATCACCCGCATGGTGATCGTCTTCGGTCTCGCCTTCGAGCTGCCGCTGCTCCTCGTCGCCCTCAACATGACCGGCGTCCTCTCCGGCTCCCGCATGCTCAAGTGGTGGCGCGGCATGATCGTCGGCCTCACCGCCTTCGCGGCCATCGCCACCCCGGGCGGCGAGCCCCTCTCCATGCTGCTGCTGGCCGGACCGCTCGCGCTCCTCTACTTCATCGCCGTCGGCTTCTCCCTGCTCAACGACAAGCGCCGCAACCGGAAGAACCCCGACGCCGAGCTGAGCGACGACGAGGCCTCGCACCTCGACCTGACCCCCGAACCGGTCGGCCGGATCGAGCCGGTGACCGACCCGCGCAGGGCGCTGCCGGGGCAGGCCTCCGGTGAGGCGGACGGGCCGGGATCGCACCGGCTCAACGGTTACGACGACATCACCTGACCTTGTAGGGTCCGGAAGGGTGACCAGCGAGATCACCCTCTTCGTCAATCCCACCGCGGGACGCGGCCGGGGCGCGCACGCCGCGCAGCCGGCCGCTTCCGCGTTGCGGGACGCCGGATTCTCCGTCCGTACGGTCCTCGGGGAGGACGCCGGGGACGCGCTGCGCCGGGCCCGGGAGGCCGTGGCGGCGGGGACCGGGGCGCTGATAGCCGTGGACGGGGACGGGCTGGCGTCCCTCGCCCTCCAGGCCGTCGCGGGGACCGGCACACCGCTCGGGGTCGTCGCCGTCGGCACCGGCAACGACTTCGCCCGGGCGCTGGGCCTGCCGATCCGCGATCCGGCCGCGGCGGGAGCGCTGGCGGCCCGGGCGCTCAAGGCGGGCGGCCACCGGGACATCGACCTGGGGCGGGTCGGGGAGCGCTGGTTCGGCTCCGTGCTCGCCTCCGGCTTCGACTCCCGGGTCAACGACCGGGGCAACCGGATGCGCCGGGTCGGCGGCCGGTTCACGTACGACCTGGCCATCCTGGCGGAACTCGCCGCCTTCGCCCCGATCCCGTACCGCATCCGGCTCGACGGGGGAGAGGTCCGCGAGATCGAGGCCACGCTCATCGCGGTCGGCAACGGCACCACGTACGGCGGGGGCATGCGCATCTGCGCCGGGGCCGAGATGGACGACGGCCTCTTCGACGTGACCGTGGTGGGGGAGTGCTCCCGCACCACCCTCCTCAAGGTGTTCCCGAGGGTCTACAAGGGCACGCA is a genomic window containing:
- a CDS encoding diacylglycerol kinase, yielding MTSEITLFVNPTAGRGRGAHAAQPAASALRDAGFSVRTVLGEDAGDALRRAREAVAAGTGALIAVDGDGLASLALQAVAGTGTPLGVVAVGTGNDFARALGLPIRDPAAAGALAARALKAGGHRDIDLGRVGERWFGSVLASGFDSRVNDRGNRMRRVGGRFTYDLAILAELAAFAPIPYRIRLDGGEVREIEATLIAVGNGTTYGGGMRICAGAEMDDGLFDVTVVGECSRTTLLKVFPRVYKGTHLSHPAVTTHRVSSIELAAAGVTAYADGEPLGALPLTATCVPGAVRVLTG